A region of Gammaproteobacteria bacterium DNA encodes the following proteins:
- a CDS encoding MFS transporter produces the protein MSSKKHNSTRLLAGVVGNVLEWYDFALYGYLVPVISKLFFPSDNTITSLLATFGIFAIGFLMRPLGAVLFGHIGDRFGRRQALYLSIMLMAAPTFLLGCLPTYASIGVMAAVLLTLLRLVQGLSVGGEFTTSVTYVVETSPTERRGLSGSWANIGSIGGSLLGVGVAATLTTVLPQSSVEAWGWRIPFLLGGVLGIFALWLRRNLPESALFDQQSAEQNDEHSDKSPLRAVFTHNRKELIQAILFTSGFCGATSISAFVSTNRQESST, from the coding sequence ATGAGTTCAAAAAAACACAACAGTACAAGGTTACTTGCGGGTGTCGTCGGCAATGTATTGGAATGGTATGACTTTGCGCTCTATGGTTATCTCGTTCCCGTCATTTCCAAGTTGTTTTTTCCCAGCGATAATACAATCACATCCCTGCTGGCCACTTTCGGAATCTTCGCAATAGGTTTTTTGATGCGGCCTCTTGGCGCCGTTCTCTTCGGCCATATAGGCGATCGTTTCGGTCGACGCCAGGCATTGTATCTTTCGATCATGTTGATGGCGGCGCCGACGTTTCTCCTGGGTTGTTTGCCGACATACGCCAGTATCGGCGTGATGGCCGCCGTGCTATTGACACTGTTGCGGCTTGTGCAAGGTCTGTCGGTGGGCGGCGAGTTCACCACGTCAGTAACCTACGTGGTGGAAACTTCTCCGACCGAGCGCAGGGGCCTGTCAGGAAGCTGGGCGAACATCGGCAGCATTGGCGGTAGTCTGCTGGGAGTCGGTGTTGCCGCAACCTTGACTACGGTATTGCCCCAATCGTCCGTCGAGGCCTGGGGTTGGAGAATTCCATTCCTTCTTGGCGGCGTGCTAGGGATTTTTGCGCTCTGGCTGCGTCGAAACCTTCCGGAGTCAGCATTGTTCGATCAGCAGTCTGCTGAGCAGAACGATGAACACAGCGATAAGTCGCCGTTGCGCGCGGTATTCACGCATAACCGCAAGGAGCTCATTCAGGCCATTCTCTTTACCAGCGGTTTTTGTGGGGCCACCTCTATATCAGCTTTCGTATCAACCAATAGGCAAGAATCTTCGACATAA